The DNA segment cagtctggccccgtgcctTAGCACGTTGTCcgtccgttgtctggtacctgtaacacaagtccttcaggtacttatacctgaaggacttgtgttacaggtaccagacaacggaaatatattttatacttttatactatacatattatatttaagatttttattatatcatacacatatttaatacacatccatgacccaggaacattgaaaaactttttgttccgtcggcgggattcgaacccccgacccccggcttgagttgccacacactctaaccattgagccacggaggtcatCAATGTGTCAAAAGTATAGCAGGAACTTCAACTCACAATAAATGTTATGTCACAAATTCCCATTCCACTCTGTTTCACTgtgtaggtatttttttttgttatttgaatGAGCAATCGCCCCTGCattatgaatttgcccatacaaaagttaaaacaatACACTcccagtgctgctactttcacagtgaactctttacagtggactcatacacaccctaaagtattattactttgttttgatgCACCTTGTATACGGTTAGGTACCCATAGAACGAAGATTTGGGACatgataaatatataaatgattCGACAACGAAGAAGGACTCATGTAAGCACTTACGCTCTTTACTCAATTTTCTTCGTTTTTTCCTGTTCACGTGTCCAAATGCGACAATGTTTTCGAGTGAAGAACATTTTTCATAAcacagtaagtaattataatgtTGTTTACCTTTTTCTGTGATTGTTGACGGAAATAAACTGAAATAAACGAGTAACACCTAAGAAggattttaaaatacagtttacTGATGAACTGCTCTAACACCTTAGAAACCAAAAAGACATAGAACTTACTATACGCACTGATATTTCTATTAGTCGTAACATAATAgttatcaaatcaaaatattttgacccaacttcggttcttctcgccgggttagtacCCGAACCGGCGGTAGGCACCATAACTTCGGCGTTCAGaaagaattttataaaaaattaactctgattaaaaattattatttaatttgattgatttgatttgaaaccAGATATTTACCCGGTAAAATTAAAACTCTTAAGGTCAGTTCAAACTAAAAAACAGGATTCCAGTTAAGCATCGCTCTCTCTTTGGTCAGTTCAAACTGAAACGATACTAGCAAGgttatgcaatatgcattaTTAGCGAGACAAATATTAActctttttttttggaaaacttGCAGCTTgccataaattaattttgttttgtttgtgccatcagagaagttgattcataggaatATGGCGGACCTTTTTTTTGCAATGCATTTACGCATTCCGCGGAAGATGGGGATCCTGACGCGGATATATGGAACTCGCTCGaaagccctacccactaaaacttggCGGTGCGCCCTCTCTCCGACGACGGAGCCACGGGTACGACACCGCGACCGCAACTCCACCAGCGGTCGTCTACCTATGAGGAaatatggcggacctacgttattaatTGGTAGTTTTATGTCAAATcaagccgacagatcacgaactatattaaatttacatattCCGATGACGTAGGCCCCCgttctgtctatgaatcaataaAATTTCTTCGAAGATACATCGTTAAGTCGCGCTATGTTAATTTGTTTGGGTGTAGACTTAGAACCAGTGCACACAGCGCATtacgtcagcgttgcgtcgacgcagcgctgccgttgcgttgttttacatacaaataaccaaggtgttcacacggcgcgctgcgtggTCGCAACGCACATATGATGGATAGCAGCCCACGAGACGAAgtgggagggggtgttgacgttaagactgcttcgtaataacgttGAGGTAGCGCAGCGccattaagttaatatacctagcggaatagagaaacaaaggcctgagcaagagagatgtcactatcagtaacaccgCGTGGttaaaagagacgtgtgatacatgacagcggcACTCttattttgacgtccagtcggtacGTGCCGcgtgttgacaatttaatctcatagcattcatgttcaatcatgcttgtgtatacgtacacatatttttcacacagatgaaaaccaatttaagtttcgttttcatctgtgtgaaaaatatgagATTGTtgctattccgctaggtatattaactttatgcacaGCGCCCGTGTGCGGAAGCGCAgcgctataataattaataattttaataatttatctttatttcacttacaaaacaataaaataaaaaataacaacagaTGTGTTAGTAGCTTGGttagtatacaataataataattaagagttAGTATTTGTTAGTAAATTACTTTAACCTATTTCTTATTACTACTGAGGTGTACACTTGTCCAGTATTTTTGAAACGGGCTGTCAATTTTTCCAGCCAATGTTCTGACATCTGCTATGCGACAAGAtatttgcgttgcgacgacgcaacgaaacgcaacgcgccgtgtggagtGGCTCTGACTCGTCTGCCGTGTACCAATTTCGGTGAAGTTTTAAACAAATCCGCTTTCATTGCGGAGTGATATTGCCTATCACCTCTAGTGGCTGTGGAGGCCGAGACCGAAATTCTCGACAAATCGCCAAAAATCACGATACTCGGTGTTAGTATAATACCACAATTCGCTGACTGGACTGAAGTGTTTCTGCAGTTGTTATACCTGGTCAACCTATACTTAGAGAATAGACTAAGTTGCCTCAACGAACATACAAGTGAATTTATAAAACAAGAAGATACACATTTAATTGTCAGACTTACCGCACCTTTTTTGCTGCTTCCAATGATGAATAACTCGACAACAATGTATACTgaccctaattattattttgcaacAAAATACTTTACTATACTAATAACATCTTCACTAAATTTAATACGGGAACAagattatttgttatatttttcgtATTTCCCAATGGAAAAATTACGTGAATAAGAAGGGATATTTGATTTTATCAACAGGTAAtttcattttcatctatttgTTGATTCATGGTAGGCTAATACAAATATATTCGAGAGCTGAATTTCTGTCAATACCACTCACATTTCTTTACCTCAAGATACACGTGAGGCAATATTTTCCTTGGGGGTCTTTTATATTCAATTTTTGATTACCTTTGTATTTTAGACCAATATTTTCCTACTGGCTTATTCTCAAAATGTTAAGGATTTTTTATGCTTGCTTTCGATGAAAATAGTAAGAATAAATTGAATAATTGGATGAAAAATTATTGGGCTCTTTCTTCAGTGAGGAAAGTCTCATTCAAGGAGTTTTAAGAACCAATGTACCTACTTTATTGCCCACAGACAAACTGTAGACatcaaagttttattaaaaactgcTTTATAACTAATTATGAgctaataatatgaaaatagtttaataaataaatgaataattaaaCTGTGTTCCTTAAGATCGTGTTTTCTTTCCTCAAAGATAATACGTTTTTTCGAgatgaaaatttcatttcatttccagatatcaaaatatatccgtaccaaatttaatcaaaagtgaagaagtaacaggcagacagtcaaacagatagacacaatcttgcgtttataataatagtatgaatattttaatacgtTTACAAAGCGCTTTTAGGCTTCCCTTCTATACAGTACACAGGGTCCTGGTCTCCTGATCTTGATCTTCAGGCAGTTGGCGATACAGGCGTTGACATAAGTGATATCGTCCACACTGCACACCGGCCAGTACACTCGCGGACACTCACAGTTGTATATCTCATCTAGGTCTCGTGGCTTACGAGATATCTGTATAGGACTGAGGATCCCGAATAGCCTCTCCGCTTTCTCCCGGTGGTAATCGATCACTGGAATGATAACCTTAATCTAATCTAACCAACCAACCAACAAGAAACAAATTTAGAGTTTCCTTTTACGACAGCTTTAAGGTAAATctcaaaaataaattgtaaaaggGTTAGTTCGCTTTGCCACGTAACTAGATGTACTTATTTGTAAATAAGTCATGCAAAGCTCATTTTAATATACTCAACAAAACAAGAAGATATATACACAATAAcagtccacactgtgcactttcatcttcaattttcgtc comes from the Aricia agestis chromosome 6, ilAriAges1.1, whole genome shotgun sequence genome and includes:
- the LOC121728312 gene encoding uncharacterized protein LOC121728312, which produces MNTTSTDNAAETTLGSEEAQTTSKRPKMIDYHREKAERLFGILSPIQISRKPRDLDEIYNCECPRVYWPVCSVDDITYVNACIANCLKIKIRRPGPCVLYRREA